One region of Streptomyces leeuwenhoekii genomic DNA includes:
- a CDS encoding SLC13 family permease, whose protein sequence is MRVLLRLHVLDRLAIGLLVTGLVCLASGLLPTGPAGDAMERIAPLLAFLGTVIVLAELTSKAEVFDVVAARVARAGRGSYAALFLLCVAFASVTTIALNLDTTAVLLTPVMLALASRVGIAAVPLAMTTVWLANTASLLLPVSNLTNLLAADRVALSPAGLAARMWAPQLAAIAVTMVCLWSFFWRRGRRGEGAGDLETPAAGGPGAARPEDVREDVRDDERARGRGRYRTPPVHRPADPVLFRACALACAGFLVAILVADVELWVASAAAAAVAVAAFAVRRRSELRLSLVPWRLLVMVPGMFLVVETVNANGLHELLATAVGDDGGPAGLLRAAAVGAGLSNVLNNLPVYLAGEAAVPLGNHDQLLALLIGTNVGPVVTPWASLATLLWYERCHAYGVRVPVTRLLGTGAVLAVAAVAASVAALALTG, encoded by the coding sequence GTGCGTGTTCTTCTGCGTCTGCATGTGCTGGACCGGCTGGCGATCGGGCTGCTGGTGACGGGACTGGTGTGCCTGGCCTCGGGGTTGCTGCCGACCGGGCCGGCGGGCGACGCGATGGAGCGGATCGCCCCGCTGCTGGCGTTCCTCGGCACGGTGATCGTGCTGGCCGAACTGACCAGCAAGGCCGAGGTGTTCGACGTGGTGGCGGCGCGGGTGGCGCGCGCCGGGCGGGGCAGTTACGCGGCCCTGTTCCTGCTCTGCGTGGCCTTCGCCTCGGTCACCACCATCGCCCTGAACCTGGACACCACCGCCGTGCTGCTGACCCCGGTGATGCTGGCGCTCGCCTCCCGGGTGGGGATCGCGGCGGTGCCGCTGGCGATGACCACGGTGTGGCTGGCCAACACGGCGAGTCTGCTGCTGCCGGTGTCCAACCTGACCAATCTGCTGGCGGCGGACCGGGTCGCGCTGTCCCCGGCGGGCCTGGCGGCCCGGATGTGGGCACCGCAGCTGGCGGCCATCGCGGTGACGATGGTGTGCCTGTGGTCGTTCTTCTGGCGGCGCGGCAGACGCGGGGAGGGCGCCGGGGACCTGGAGACCCCCGCCGCCGGGGGGCCGGGCGCGGCCCGCCCCGAGGACGTACGGGAGGACGTCCGGGACGACGAGCGGGCGCGAGGCCGTGGCCGTTACCGGACGCCGCCGGTGCACCGGCCCGCCGATCCGGTGCTGTTCCGGGCCTGCGCGCTGGCCTGCGCCGGGTTCCTGGTCGCGATCCTGGTCGCCGACGTCGAGCTGTGGGTGGCCTCCGCGGCGGCGGCGGCCGTCGCCGTCGCGGCCTTCGCGGTGCGCCGCCGGTCGGAGCTGCGGCTGTCGCTGGTGCCCTGGCGGCTGCTGGTGATGGTGCCCGGGATGTTCCTGGTGGTGGAGACGGTCAACGCCAACGGGCTGCACGAGCTGCTGGCCACCGCGGTCGGCGACGACGGCGGCCCGGCGGGCCTGCTCCGGGCGGCCGCGGTGGGCGCGGGGCTGTCGAACGTCCTGAACAATCTCCCGGTCTACCTGGCCGGGGAGGCGGCCGTGCCGCTCGGCAACCACGACCAGTTGCTGGCGCTGCTCATCGGCACCAACGTGGGCCCGGTGGTGACGCCGTGGGCCTCGCTGGCGACGCTGCTGTGGTACGAGCGGTGCCACGCGTACGGGGTGCGGGTGCCGGTGACCCGGCTGCTGGGGACCGGCGCGGTGCTGGCCGTGGCCGCGGTGGCGGCGTCGGTGGCGGCCCTGGCGCTGACCGGGTAG
- a CDS encoding inositol monophosphatase family protein, with protein MSPDPNRPADPSAGYAPEHRTAVAAAEEAGELLRSRIPDGFAARPKGGLGDVVTDLDLMAERLVVGRIRDRFPDDRILAEESGEHRGDGSGRTWLVDPLDGSNNVVIGLPVYVVGIALCVDEAPVVGVVHDPVAGRTWSALRGGGAHGPHGELAGGRGGRPLPPAGPLLAWTQGHAVPRDDPAARTLRHTLEARSRRLLQLWAPLVAWAMLARGDIDGFVGYRAEAIDLPAGALLAREAGVAVRHLDGREFRCGFGGPDTERSFVAGRPEVLPHLLELVAMCLPADPPGLPPARPGRGPSS; from the coding sequence ATGAGCCCGGACCCGAACCGCCCGGCTGACCCTTCGGCCGGCTACGCCCCCGAGCACCGCACCGCGGTCGCCGCCGCCGAGGAGGCCGGGGAGCTGCTGCGCTCCCGGATCCCCGACGGCTTCGCCGCCCGGCCCAAGGGCGGACTCGGCGACGTCGTCACCGACCTGGACCTGATGGCGGAACGCCTCGTGGTGGGCCGCATCCGGGACCGCTTCCCCGACGACCGGATCCTCGCCGAGGAGAGCGGGGAACACCGCGGTGACGGCAGCGGGCGCACCTGGCTGGTGGACCCGCTCGACGGCAGCAACAACGTCGTGATCGGCCTGCCCGTCTACGTCGTGGGCATCGCCCTGTGCGTCGACGAGGCGCCGGTGGTCGGCGTGGTCCACGATCCCGTGGCCGGGCGGACCTGGTCGGCGCTGCGCGGCGGCGGCGCGCACGGCCCGCACGGCGAGCTCGCCGGGGGCCGGGGCGGCCGTCCGCTGCCGCCCGCCGGGCCGCTGCTGGCCTGGACCCAGGGGCACGCGGTGCCCCGCGACGACCCGGCGGCGCGCACACTGCGGCACACCCTGGAGGCCCGGTCCAGGCGGCTGCTCCAGTTGTGGGCGCCGCTGGTGGCCTGGGCCATGCTGGCCCGGGGGGACATCGACGGGTTCGTGGGTTACCGGGCGGAGGCGATCGACCTGCCGGCCGGGGCGCTGCTGGCCCGCGAGGCCGGAGTCGCCGTCCGGCACCTCGACGGCCGGGAGTTCCGCTGTGGCTTCGGCGGGCCGGACACCGAGCGCTCCTTCGTCGCGGGACGGCCCGAGGTGCTGCCGCACCTGCTGGAGCTGGTGGCCATGTGCCTCCCCGCGGACCCTCCCGGCCTCCCTCCCGCCCGCCCCGGGCGCGGCCCCTCGTCGTGA
- a CDS encoding serine hydrolase domain-containing protein, whose protein sequence is MHTRSSVLTAGLVLALTAGSAAVPAFASPGPATAAPAAARTAGPDEAALRAALTGLPDDSATSALVRVGGTGGAWHGSAGVRDRAGGRPADPDARFRAGSTTKVVTAAVVLRLAARGKVDLDTPVQRYLPGLLTRDFRPVTVRQLLDHTSGIRPGDGPGDSFEGQYAHRFEALTQRQVVASAVAKGPEFRPGRRQHYLNINYTILGLLIEKVTGRTYAAEAARLVLRPAGMRDTYFPGTDPVIQGPHNRGYQAVRQPDGTARFVDVTEWNVADRWAAGDMISTTADLERLVTALFRGRIVPQPYLREMFRVPRVEGATYSAGLQRFVHDGEVYWVKSGARPGYSTAIAASRDLRRTLVYSVTSTDAKAETANPVAERIVAAALR, encoded by the coding sequence ATGCACACCCGTTCCTCCGTCCTCACCGCCGGTCTCGTCCTGGCGCTCACCGCCGGGTCCGCGGCCGTACCGGCGTTCGCCTCCCCGGGACCCGCGACCGCCGCCCCGGCCGCCGCCCGCACGGCCGGGCCGGACGAGGCGGCCCTGCGCGCCGCGCTCACCGGACTCCCCGACGATTCGGCCACGTCGGCACTGGTCCGGGTCGGCGGCACCGGCGGCGCCTGGCACGGCAGCGCGGGCGTGCGGGACCGGGCCGGGGGCCGGCCGGCGGACCCGGACGCCCGGTTCCGGGCCGGATCGACGACGAAGGTCGTGACGGCGGCCGTCGTCCTGCGGCTCGCGGCGCGGGGGAAGGTGGACCTCGACACCCCCGTGCAGCGCTACCTGCCCGGACTGCTCACCCGGGACTTCCGGCCGGTCACCGTGCGGCAATTGCTCGACCACACCAGCGGCATCCGGCCGGGCGACGGCCCGGGGGACTCCTTCGAGGGGCAGTACGCCCACCGCTTCGAGGCGCTGACGCAGCGTCAGGTGGTGGCGTCGGCGGTGGCCAAGGGCCCGGAGTTCCGTCCGGGCCGGCGGCAGCACTACCTCAACATCAACTACACCATCCTCGGCCTGCTGATCGAGAAGGTGACGGGGCGGACGTACGCCGCCGAGGCCGCGCGGCTCGTGCTGCGCCCCGCCGGTATGCGGGACACGTACTTCCCCGGCACCGACCCCGTGATCCAGGGCCCGCACAACCGCGGCTACCAGGCGGTGCGGCAGCCGGACGGCACGGCGCGGTTCGTCGACGTCACCGAGTGGAACGTCGCCGACCGGTGGGCGGCCGGTGACATGATCTCGACGACGGCCGATCTGGAACGCCTGGTCACGGCGCTCTTCCGGGGCCGGATCGTGCCGCAGCCGTACCTGCGGGAGATGTTCAGGGTCCCGCGCGTCGAGGGGGCCACGTACAGCGCGGGGCTCCAGCGTTTCGTGCACGACGGCGAGGTCTACTGGGTCAAGTCGGGCGCCCGGCCCGGCTACAGCACCGCGATCGCCGCCTCCCGCGACCTCCGCCGCACCCTCGTCTACTCGGTCACCTCCACCGACGCCAAGGCCGAGACGGCGAACCCGGTGGCCGAGCGGATCGTCGCGGCCGCCCTGCGCTAG
- a CDS encoding gamma-aminobutyraldehyde dehydrogenase, giving the protein MSTELGRLRKLRNYVDGEFRDAADGRTTEVVNPATGEAYATAPLSGQADVDAAMAAAAAAFPGWRDTTPAERQKALLKIADAFEERAEELIAAEVENTGKPIGLTRSEEIPPMVDQIRFFAGAARLLEGRSAGEYMEGLTSMIRREPIGVCAQVAPWNYPMMMAVWKFAPAIAAGNTVVLKPSDTTPASTVLMAEIIGSILPKGVFNVICGDRDTGRMMVEHPTPAMASITGSVRAGMSVAESASKDLKRVHLELGGKAPVVVFEDTDIAKAVEDISMAGFFNAGQDCTAATRVLVQESIHDEFVAALAKAASETKTGRPDDEDVLYGPLNNPNQLKQVAGFIERLPAHAKVEAGGQQVGDKGYFYAPTVVSGLKQDDEIIQNEVFGPVITVQSFTDEDQAVEYANGVEYALASSVWTKDHGRAMRMSKKLDFGCVWINTHIPLVAEMPHGGFKKSGYGKDLSAYGFEDYTRVKHVMTSLDA; this is encoded by the coding sequence GTGAGCACCGAGCTGGGACGGCTGCGCAAGCTCCGTAACTACGTCGACGGTGAGTTCCGGGACGCCGCCGACGGACGGACCACCGAGGTGGTCAACCCCGCCACGGGCGAGGCGTACGCGACCGCGCCCCTGTCCGGGCAGGCGGACGTGGACGCCGCGATGGCGGCCGCCGCCGCGGCCTTCCCGGGCTGGCGCGACACGACCCCGGCCGAGCGGCAGAAGGCCCTCCTGAAGATCGCGGACGCGTTCGAGGAGCGCGCCGAGGAACTGATCGCGGCGGAGGTGGAGAACACGGGCAAGCCCATCGGGCTGACCCGCTCCGAGGAGATCCCGCCGATGGTCGACCAGATCCGCTTCTTCGCGGGCGCGGCCCGGCTGCTGGAGGGCCGCTCGGCCGGCGAGTACATGGAGGGCCTGACCTCCATGATCCGCCGCGAGCCGATCGGCGTCTGCGCGCAGGTCGCGCCGTGGAACTACCCGATGATGATGGCCGTGTGGAAGTTCGCCCCGGCGATCGCGGCGGGCAACACGGTGGTGCTGAAGCCGTCGGACACCACCCCCGCCTCCACGGTCCTGATGGCCGAGATCATCGGCTCGATCCTGCCCAAGGGCGTCTTCAACGTCATCTGCGGCGACCGCGACACCGGCCGGATGATGGTCGAGCACCCGACCCCGGCGATGGCCTCCATCACCGGTTCGGTCCGGGCCGGCATGTCGGTCGCCGAGTCGGCGTCGAAGGACCTCAAGCGGGTCCACCTGGAGCTGGGCGGCAAGGCCCCGGTCGTCGTCTTCGAGGACACCGACATCGCCAAGGCCGTCGAGGACATCTCCATGGCGGGCTTCTTCAACGCCGGCCAGGACTGTACGGCCGCCACCCGTGTCCTGGTCCAGGAGTCGATCCACGACGAGTTCGTGGCCGCGCTGGCGAAGGCCGCCTCGGAGACCAAGACCGGCCGGCCGGACGACGAGGACGTGCTGTACGGCCCGCTGAACAACCCCAACCAGCTCAAGCAGGTGGCCGGCTTCATCGAGCGCCTGCCCGCCCACGCCAAGGTCGAGGCGGGCGGCCAGCAGGTCGGCGACAAGGGCTACTTCTACGCGCCGACCGTCGTCTCGGGCCTGAAGCAGGACGACGAGATCATCCAGAACGAGGTCTTCGGCCCCGTCATCACCGTCCAGTCCTTCACCGACGAGGACCAGGCCGTGGAGTACGCCAACGGCGTCGAGTACGCCCTCGCCTCCTCGGTGTGGACCAAGGACCACGGCCGCGCCATGCGGATGTCCAAGAAGCTCGACTTCGGCTGCGTGTGGATCAACACGCACATCCCGCTGGTCGCCGAGATGCCGCACGGCGGCTTCAAGAAGTCCGGCTACGGCAAGGACCTGTCGGCGTACGGCTTCGAGGACTACACCCGCGTCAAGCACGTCATGACGTCGCTGGACGCGTGA
- a CDS encoding Lrp/AsnC family transcriptional regulator, whose amino-acid sequence MHSEVVASRSADPRDSRDSRESVRESHRESRNGSSPHLDAVSLAIIEQLQQDGRRPYAAIGKAVGLSEAAVRQRVQKLLDQGVMQIVAVTDPLTVGFRRQAMVGINVEGDVESVADALTAMPECEYVVMTAGSFDLMVEIVCEDDDHLLEVINRRIRAVPGVRSTESFVYLKLKKQTYMWGTR is encoded by the coding sequence GTGCACAGTGAAGTGGTGGCCAGTCGAAGCGCAGACCCCAGGGACTCCAGGGACTCCCGCGAGTCCGTCCGTGAGTCCCACCGCGAATCCAGGAACGGCAGCTCGCCGCATCTGGACGCCGTCTCCCTCGCCATCATCGAGCAGCTGCAGCAGGACGGCCGCCGGCCGTACGCCGCCATCGGCAAGGCCGTCGGCCTGTCCGAGGCGGCCGTGCGCCAGCGCGTCCAGAAGCTGCTCGACCAGGGCGTGATGCAGATCGTCGCCGTGACGGACCCGCTGACCGTGGGCTTCCGCCGGCAGGCGATGGTCGGGATCAACGTCGAGGGCGACGTGGAGTCCGTGGCCGACGCCCTGACCGCCATGCCCGAGTGCGAGTACGTCGTGATGACCGCCGGCTCCTTCGACCTGATGGTGGAGATCGTCTGCGAGGACGACGACCACCTGCTGGAGGTCATCAACCGCCGCATCCGGGCCGTCCCCGGAGTGCGCTCCACCGAGAGCTTCGTCTACCTCAAGCTCAAGAAGCAGACCTACATGTGGGGAACCCGATAG
- a CDS encoding aspartate aminotransferase family protein, with the protein MSTAHPKDLSKSAYDHLWMHFTRMSSYENSPVPTIVRGEGTYIYDDKGRRYLDGLAGLFVVQAGHGRTELAETALKQAQELAFFPIWSYAHPKAVELAERLANEAPGDLNKVFFTTGGGEAVETAWKLAKQYFKLVGKPTKHKVISRAVAYHGTPQGALSITGLPGLKAPFEPLVPGAHKVPNTNIYRAPLFGDDPEAFGRWAADQIEQQILFEGPDTVAAVFLEPVQNAGGCFPPPPGYFQRVREICDQYDVLLVSDEVICAFGRLGTTFGCDKFGYVPDMITCAKGMTSGYSPIGACIISDRLAEPFYKGDNTFLHGYTFGGHPVSAAVALANLDLFERENLNQHVLDNEAAFRSTLEKLHDLPIVGDVRGNGYFYGIELVKDKNTKETFNDEETERVLYGFLSKALFDNGLYCRADDRGDPVVQLAPPLISDQGTFDEIEQILRATLSEAWTKL; encoded by the coding sequence GTGAGTACCGCCCATCCCAAGGACCTCAGCAAGTCCGCGTACGACCACCTGTGGATGCACTTCACCCGCATGTCCTCGTACGAGAACTCCCCCGTTCCGACGATCGTCCGGGGCGAGGGCACCTACATCTACGACGACAAGGGCAGGCGCTACCTCGACGGTCTCGCCGGCCTGTTCGTGGTCCAGGCGGGCCACGGCCGCACCGAGCTCGCCGAGACCGCGCTGAAGCAGGCGCAGGAGCTCGCCTTCTTCCCGATCTGGTCCTACGCCCACCCCAAGGCCGTCGAGCTCGCCGAGCGCCTGGCGAACGAGGCCCCCGGCGACCTGAACAAGGTCTTCTTCACCACCGGCGGCGGCGAGGCGGTGGAGACCGCCTGGAAGCTGGCCAAGCAGTACTTCAAGCTGGTCGGCAAGCCCACCAAGCACAAGGTGATCTCCCGTGCGGTCGCCTACCACGGCACCCCGCAGGGCGCCCTGTCCATCACCGGCCTGCCGGGCCTGAAGGCCCCCTTCGAGCCGCTGGTCCCGGGCGCCCACAAGGTCCCGAACACCAACATCTACCGCGCCCCGCTCTTCGGCGACGACCCCGAGGCGTTCGGCCGCTGGGCCGCCGACCAGATCGAGCAGCAGATCCTCTTCGAGGGCCCGGACACGGTCGCGGCCGTCTTCCTGGAGCCGGTGCAGAACGCCGGCGGCTGCTTCCCGCCGCCGCCCGGCTACTTCCAGCGCGTGCGCGAGATCTGCGACCAGTACGACGTGCTGCTCGTCTCCGACGAGGTCATCTGCGCCTTCGGCCGCCTGGGCACCACGTTCGGCTGCGACAAGTTCGGCTACGTCCCGGACATGATCACCTGCGCCAAGGGCATGACGTCGGGCTACTCCCCGATCGGCGCCTGCATCATCTCCGACCGCCTGGCCGAGCCGTTCTACAAGGGCGACAACACCTTCCTGCACGGCTACACCTTCGGCGGCCACCCGGTGTCGGCGGCCGTGGCCCTGGCCAACCTCGACCTGTTCGAGCGGGAGAACCTCAACCAGCACGTGCTGGACAACGAGGCGGCCTTCCGCTCCACGCTGGAGAAGCTGCACGACCTGCCGATCGTCGGCGACGTCCGCGGCAACGGCTACTTCTACGGCATCGAGCTGGTCAAGGACAAGAACACCAAGGAGACCTTCAACGACGAGGAGACCGAGCGCGTCCTGTACGGCTTCCTCTCCAAGGCGCTCTTCGACAACGGCCTGTACTGCCGGGCCGACGACCGCGGTGACCCGGTCGTCCAGCTCGCCCCGCCGCTGATCTCCGACCAGGGGACGTTCGACGAGATCGAGCAGATCCTGCGCGCCACCCTGTCGGAGGCGTGGACGAAGCTCTGA
- a CDS encoding ABC transporter ATP-binding protein: MVAPPDNDVLWARALHFQHHDGSPALCGVSLGVREGEILAVSGPRGSGKTALLHCLSGLVRPQRGEVWCAGVPLHSLGPLRRERLRRRCFAWIDPAPVLVPELTVWENAALPMMLRGTTRRAARNTALEWLERLDVGDRARSLPRALHHAERQRVCIARALAVAPAVLFADEPTAPLHRADRAQVLRTLTTAARSHGITIVLATHDPETAAVADRTVPLLDGRPVDTVHLPPVPSAAATEGRAACSLSV; the protein is encoded by the coding sequence ATGGTGGCCCCGCCGGACAACGACGTGCTCTGGGCACGCGCCCTGCACTTCCAGCACCACGACGGCTCCCCCGCGCTCTGCGGCGTCTCGCTCGGCGTCCGGGAGGGCGAGATCCTCGCGGTGAGCGGCCCGCGCGGCAGCGGCAAGACCGCGCTGCTGCACTGCCTGTCCGGCCTGGTACGCCCGCAGCGCGGCGAGGTCTGGTGCGCCGGCGTGCCGCTGCACTCCCTGGGGCCCCTGCGCCGGGAACGGCTGCGCCGCCGCTGCTTCGCCTGGATCGACCCGGCGCCGGTGCTCGTCCCCGAGCTGACCGTGTGGGAGAACGCGGCCCTGCCGATGATGCTGCGCGGCACCACCCGGCGCGCGGCCAGGAACACCGCCCTGGAGTGGCTGGAGCGCCTCGACGTCGGCGACCGGGCCCGCAGCCTCCCGCGGGCGCTGCACCACGCCGAGCGGCAGCGGGTGTGCATCGCCCGCGCCCTCGCCGTCGCGCCCGCGGTCCTCTTCGCCGACGAGCCGACGGCACCGCTGCACCGCGCCGACCGCGCCCAGGTCCTGCGCACCCTGACCACGGCCGCCCGCTCGCACGGCATCACGATCGTCCTCGCCACCCACGATCCGGAGACCGCGGCCGTGGCCGACCGCACCGTGCCGCTGCTCGACGGCCGGCCGGTGGACACCGTGCACCTGCCGCCCGTCCCCAGCGCCGCCGCCACGGAAGGCCGGGCCGCGTGCTCGCTCTCCGTCTGA
- a CDS encoding VOC family protein: protein MYQQMIFVNLATDDLDASKKFFTELGYTINPQFSDDTTASIPLSDTIVTLLHTREKYAVFTKKEIVDSKRSSEVLLALSAESREKVDEMVEKAVAAGGSVTGETQDHGFMYGRAFEDLDGHTWEVVWMDPAAVQG from the coding sequence ATGTACCAGCAGATGATCTTCGTGAACCTGGCCACCGACGACCTCGACGCCTCGAAGAAGTTCTTCACCGAACTCGGCTACACGATCAACCCGCAGTTCAGCGACGACACCACCGCGTCGATCCCGCTCAGCGACACCATCGTCACGCTGCTGCACACCAGGGAGAAGTACGCCGTGTTCACGAAGAAGGAGATCGTGGACTCTAAGCGGAGCAGCGAGGTGCTGCTCGCGCTGAGCGCCGAGAGCCGTGAGAAGGTCGACGAGATGGTGGAGAAGGCGGTGGCGGCCGGCGGCTCGGTCACCGGCGAGACGCAGGACCACGGCTTCATGTACGGCCGCGCCTTCGAGGACCTCGACGGCCACACCTGGGAGGTCGTGTGGATGGACCCGGCCGCCGTCCAGGGCTGA
- a CDS encoding LOG family protein, with protein MDPTPAQPPRAAHDREIETLAEFDEVVSAHGTLARYRVQAVDLTGRTEVLLSVDSAGAVFLGCPMDPEAAARVRAGGALVFPPIPGLPFDPYRGHVYAPGELYASLGEGYEATPDARAYAWFQATKADGDVFASMLRAVHDDSVSDALDELLAGARVVGVMGGHAMARGSLAYAGAARLGRELARAGFTVATGGGPGAMEAANLGAYAAPFGDGMLEDALSLLAKAPSFTPSVTDWARAAFEVRERWPGGGASVGIPTWFYGHEPPNAFAGHIAKYFSNATREDGLLARCTAGVVFLPGAAGTVQEVFDNATPNYYGSRGEPTPMVLVDRAHWTERLPAWPLLAALARERPMESRITLVDRIEEAPAALKRLGG; from the coding sequence GTGGATCCGACACCCGCCCAGCCGCCCCGCGCCGCCCATGACCGGGAGATAGAGACCCTCGCCGAGTTCGACGAGGTGGTCTCCGCGCACGGCACGCTCGCCCGCTACCGTGTCCAGGCCGTCGATCTGACGGGGCGTACGGAGGTCCTGCTCTCCGTCGACTCCGCGGGTGCCGTCTTCCTCGGCTGCCCGATGGACCCGGAGGCCGCGGCCCGGGTGCGCGCCGGCGGCGCCCTGGTCTTCCCGCCGATACCCGGCCTGCCCTTCGACCCCTACCGCGGGCACGTCTACGCCCCCGGCGAGCTGTACGCCAGCCTCGGCGAGGGCTACGAGGCGACGCCCGACGCGCGCGCGTACGCCTGGTTCCAGGCGACGAAGGCGGACGGTGACGTGTTCGCCTCCATGCTGCGCGCGGTCCACGACGACTCCGTCTCCGACGCCCTCGACGAACTGCTCGCCGGTGCCCGGGTGGTGGGTGTGATGGGTGGCCACGCGATGGCGCGCGGCTCCCTGGCGTACGCGGGCGCCGCGCGGCTGGGCCGCGAACTGGCCCGGGCGGGCTTCACGGTGGCCACCGGCGGCGGCCCGGGCGCGATGGAGGCGGCCAACCTCGGCGCGTACGCCGCCCCGTTCGGCGACGGGATGCTGGAGGACGCCCTGAGCCTGCTCGCCAAGGCGCCCTCGTTCACGCCGTCGGTCACCGACTGGGCGCGGGCCGCCTTCGAGGTGCGCGAGCGCTGGCCGGGGGGCGGTGCCTCGGTGGGCATCCCGACCTGGTTCTACGGCCACGAACCGCCGAACGCGTTCGCCGGGCACATCGCCAAGTACTTCTCCAACGCCACCCGCGAGGACGGCCTGCTGGCCCGCTGCACCGCGGGGGTGGTCTTCCTGCCGGGCGCCGCCGGGACCGTACAGGAGGTCTTCGACAACGCGACGCCGAACTACTACGGCTCGCGGGGCGAGCCCACGCCCATGGTGCTGGTGGACCGGGCGCACTGGACGGAGCGGCTGCCGGCGTGGCCGCTGCTGGCCGCGCTCGCCCGGGAGCGGCCGATGGAGTCCCGGATCACCCTGGTCGACCGGATCGAGGAGGCTCCCGCGGCGCTGAAACGTCTCGGCGGTTAA
- a CDS encoding LAETG motif-containing sortase-dependent surface protein: MAVLSFLSRPASRRGLIRPARVLGVAAASAALAAGAAGTALACDIGEFTAAAKCDGGKGVITVTDADPSGVPATVTVFLRGDGADEKIGEQVVKGSREGTTIVFTEDWKPNAEYRVHVEAAGYVDEDIEPHLVTPATACAPQETPAPAPTPTPTPTPSRSASAPAGESGAPAPAPSSPAASASQSSAPAGGADNAPSPAGEAGLAETGGGSNTGLIAGVAAGLVVIGGGAVFLGMRRRGSKNDR; encoded by the coding sequence GTGGCAGTCCTGTCCTTCCTCAGCCGCCCGGCGTCCCGCCGCGGCCTCATACGTCCCGCCCGCGTCCTCGGCGTCGCCGCCGCCTCGGCCGCCCTCGCCGCCGGTGCCGCCGGCACCGCGCTCGCCTGCGACATCGGCGAGTTCACCGCCGCCGCGAAGTGCGACGGCGGCAAGGGCGTCATCACCGTCACCGACGCGGACCCCTCCGGCGTCCCCGCCACCGTCACCGTCTTCCTCCGCGGCGACGGCGCGGACGAGAAGATCGGCGAGCAGGTCGTCAAGGGATCCCGCGAAGGCACCACCATCGTCTTCACCGAGGACTGGAAGCCGAACGCCGAGTACCGCGTCCACGTCGAGGCGGCGGGGTACGTCGACGAGGACATCGAGCCGCACCTCGTGACCCCCGCCACCGCCTGCGCGCCGCAGGAGACCCCGGCCCCGGCGCCCACGCCCACGCCGACACCGACGCCGTCGCGGTCCGCCTCCGCCCCGGCCGGGGAGAGCGGCGCCCCGGCCCCGGCCCCGTCGTCCCCGGCCGCCTCCGCGAGCCAGAGCAGCGCTCCGGCCGGGGGCGCGGACAACGCGCCGTCCCCGGCCGGCGAGGCCGGTCTCGCCGAGACCGGCGGCGGCTCCAACACCGGCCTGATCGCCGGTGTCGCGGCCGGCCTGGTCGTGATCGGCGGCGGTGCGGTCTTCCTCGGCATGCGCCGCCGCGGGTCCAAGAACGACCGCTGA
- a CDS encoding maleylpyruvate isomerase family mycothiol-dependent enzyme: protein MTLLAHDRYCDEITEQVRLFRAVITSGADLSATVPTCPDWTLEELVRHTGRALRWVELLVRTRAREDIPMEQVPGADGPRARGDAAALDAWLATSGEAVAAVLREAGPDTKVWTWSGTHTTGFWARRMTHELVVHRADAALAAGQPFEVGPEVAADAIDEWLETVRFMQRVLPDAPVGELRGPGRSLHLHATDTAPGLNAEWLIELTGDGIAWRRGHEKATVALRGPLTPLLLAFYRRLPVETPGLEVLGERELLDLWLERASFG, encoded by the coding sequence ATGACACTCCTCGCCCACGACCGCTACTGCGACGAAATCACCGAACAGGTACGGCTGTTCAGAGCCGTGATCACGTCCGGCGCCGACCTGTCCGCGACCGTGCCGACCTGCCCCGACTGGACGCTGGAGGAGCTGGTACGGCACACCGGCAGGGCCCTGCGCTGGGTGGAGCTGCTGGTGCGCACCCGGGCGCGGGAGGACATCCCCATGGAGCAGGTGCCCGGGGCCGACGGGCCGCGGGCCCGTGGGGACGCCGCGGCGCTGGACGCCTGGCTGGCCACATCCGGCGAGGCGGTCGCCGCCGTGCTGCGGGAGGCCGGGCCCGACACCAAGGTGTGGACCTGGTCCGGGACGCACACCACCGGGTTCTGGGCGCGCCGGATGACCCACGAGCTCGTCGTGCACCGGGCGGACGCGGCGCTGGCCGCCGGTCAGCCCTTCGAGGTCGGGCCCGAGGTGGCCGCCGACGCGATCGACGAGTGGCTGGAGACCGTACGGTTCATGCAGCGGGTGCTGCCCGACGCCCCGGTCGGCGAACTGCGCGGGCCCGGGCGCAGCCTCCACCTGCACGCCACCGACACCGCGCCCGGGCTGAACGCCGAGTGGCTGATCGAGCTGACCGGGGACGGCATCGCCTGGCGCCGCGGCCACGAGAAGGCGACCGTCGCGCTGCGCGGGCCGCTGACGCCTCTCCTGCTCGCCTTCTACCGCCGGCTGCCCGTGGAGACGCCGGGGCTGGAGGTGCTCGGCGAACGGGAGCTGCTGGACCTCTGGCTGGAGCGGGCCAGCTTCGGATGA